One Solanum lycopersicum chromosome 4, SLM_r2.1 DNA window includes the following coding sequences:
- the LOC101246705 gene encoding pentatricopeptide repeat-containing protein At2g39620 translates to MISLLCHQRLLSSCKDLTFLLQIHARIITSGFSFNISTTTHLINLYSSFEKCNFSRTLFDSTPNPPVILWNSMIRAYIRTNRHQEALKMYSLMLEEKGIHPDKYTFTFVLKACTLMSDFEKGIKIHEEIVNRSLENDVFIGTGIIDMYSKMGDLESARKVFDKMPDKDVVVWNAMLSGVAQSEEPVKAVDLFKKMQFICQINPSSVTLLNLLPAVCKLMDMRVCRCIHGYVYRRVFPVSVYNALIDTYSKCNYSNVARQVFNTLRGKDDVSWGTMMAGYAYNGNFYEVLELFDCMKRIGLKMSKVAAVSALLGAGEMSDLERGIKIHEWSIQEMIDSDVMIATSLMTMYAKCGVLDKARDLFWGIGERDLVAWSAAIAAFSQSGYPQEAISLFRDMQNEYSQPNNVTLVSVIPACAELREVRLGKSVHCHAIKASMDSDISMGTALVSMYAKCNLFTSALHIFNKMPLTEVVTWNALINGYAQIGDCYNALEMFCQLRLSGLYPDPGTMVGVLPACASLGDVRLGTCLHCQIIRYGFESDCHVKNALIDLYAKCGNLSLAEFMFNKTEFSKDEVSWNTMIAGYMHNGLAKEALSAFHSMKFESFQPNVVTLVSILPAVSHLTYLREGMTIHAYIIKSGFQAHKLVGNSLIDMYAKCGQLDLSERIFEEMKNIDSVSWNALLTAYSMHGEGDRALSVFSLMEERDIVVDSISFLSVLSACRHSGLVEEGRKIFHCMRDKYHIEPDVEHYACLVDMLGRAGLFNEIMDLLNTMPMEPDGGVWGALLDASRMHSNIEIAEVALKHLVKIERGNPAHYVVLSSLYSQSGRWNDAVHTRVKMNEIGLRKNPGCSWVEVK, encoded by the coding sequence ATGATCTCACTTCTCTGCCATCAGCGGCTTCTCTCTTCCTGCAAAGATCTCACCTTTCTTCTCCAAATTCATGCTCGTATAATCACCTCAGGCTTTAGTTTCAACATTTCCACCACAACCCATCTCATAAATTTATACTCTTCCTTCGAAAAATGCAATTTTTCTCGCACCCTTTTCGATTCTACACCAAACCCACCTGTAATCTTGTGGAATTCAATGATCAGAGCATATATCAGAACAAATCGACATCAAGAAGCTCTGAAAATGTACAGTTTAATGTTGGAAGAAAAGGGTATTCACCCGGATAAGTATACATTCACTTTTGTGCTGAAAGCTTGTACTTTAATGTCTGATTTTGAAAAGGGTATCAAGATTCATGAAGAGATAGTGAATAGGAGTCTTGAAAATGATGTCTTTATTGGGACTGGGATTATTGATATGTATAGTAAAATGGGTGATTTGGAGAGTGCAAGGAAGGTGTTTGATAAAATGCCTGATAAGGATGTTGTAGTTTGGAATGCAATGCTTTCTGGGGTTGCACAGAGTGAAGAGCCGGTTAAGGCTGTTGATCTTTTCAAGAAGATGCAATTTATATGTCAGATTAATCCTAGTTCAGTGACGTTATTGAATTTGCTTCCTGCAGTTTGTAAATTAATGGATATGAGGGTGTGTAGGTGTATACATGGTTATGTGTATAGGAGAGTGTTTCCAGTTTCGGTTTATAATGCGTTGATCGATACGTACTCCAAATGTAATTATTCTAATGTTGCTCGTCAAGTATTTAACACGTTGAGGGGGAAAGATGATGTTTCATGGGGTACAATGATGGCAGGTTATGCATATAATGGGAACTTTTATGAAGTTTTGGAATTGTTTGATTGCATGAAGAGGATAGGCTTGAAGATGAGCAAAGTAGCAGCTGTAAGTGCATTGCTTGGTGCTGGTGAAATGAGCGATTTAGAGAGAGGGATAAAAATTCATGAATGGTCAATTCAAGAAATGATTGATTCTGACGTTATGATTGCTACTTCTTTGATGACAATGTATGCAAAGTGTGGAGTGCTAGACAAGGCTAGAGATCTGTTTTGGGGAATTGGTGAAAGAGATTTGGTTGCTTGGTCCGCAGCAATAGCTGCTTTCTCACAATCAGGATATCCTCAAGAGGCGATATCTCTGTTTCGAGATATGCAGAATGAGTATTCACAGCCAAACAATGTTACTCTGGTGAGCGTAATCCCAGCCTGTGCTGAGCTAAGGGAAGTGAGATTAGGAAAGAGTGTCCACTGTCATGCCATCAAAGCCAGTATGGATTCTGATATTTCAATGGGAACTGCCTTGGTTTCCATGTATGCTAAGTGCAACCTGTTTACTTCTGCACTTCATATTTTCAATAAGATGCCACTAACTGAGGTAGTGACATGGAATGCTCTAATTAACGGGTATGCCCAAATTGGTGACTGCTATAATGCATTAGAAATGTTTTGCCAATTAAGGTTATCTGGATTATACCCAGACCCTGGGACAATGGTTGGTGTACTTCCAGCTTGCGCCTCCCTTGGTGATGTACGCTTGGGGACATGCCTTCATTGTCAAATTATCAGATACGGATTTGAGTCAGACTGTCATGTGAAAAATGCTCTAATTGACTTGTATGCCAAATGTGGAAATTTATCTTTGGCTGAGTTCATGTTCAACAAAACTGAGTTCTCTAAGGATGAGGTGTCCTGGAACACTATGATTGCAGGATACATGCATAATGGACTTGCAAAAGAAGCCCTTTCCGCATTCCATTCCATGAAATTTGAATCATTTCAGCCCAATGTGGTCACGCTTGTGAGCATCCTGCCTGCGGTGTCACATTTAACATACTTGAGAGAGGGCATGACTATACATGCCTACATAATCAAGAGTGGCTTTCAGGCCCATAAGCTTGTAGGGAATAGTCTTATCGATATGTATGCCAAATGTGGTCAACTTGACCTATCCGAGCGTATATTTGAGGAGATGAAGAACATTGACAGTGTTTCTTGGAATGCTTTACTTACAGCATATTCTATGCATGGGGAAGGTGATCGTGCTCTTTCTGTTTTCTCTCTAATGGAAGAGAGAGACATCGTAGTTGATTCTATATCATTCCTTAGTGTCTTGTCTGCCTGCAGACATTCAGGCTTGGTTGAAGAAGGAAGGAAAATATTCCACTGCATGCGTGACAAATATCACATCGAACCAGATGTGGAACACTATGCCTGTCTGGTAGACATGTTAGGACGTGCTGGCTTGTTTAATGAAATTATGGATCTACTCAACACTATGCCTATGGAACCAGATGGTGGAGTTTGGGGGGCCTTGTTGGATGCATCTAGAATGCATTCTAATATTGAGATAGCAGAAGTTGCTTTGAAGCATCTTGTCAAAATTGAGCGAGGAAATCCAGCTCATTATGTGGTATTATCAAGTTTATATTCTCAATCTGGTAGGTGGAATGATGCAGTTCATACTAGagtaaaaatgaatgaaattggGTTGAGAAAGAATCCAGGCTGTAGTTGGGTTGAGGTGAAGTAG